From the genome of Geminocystis herdmanii PCC 6308, one region includes:
- a CDS encoding helicase-related protein: MPRIFDNIDRDLLEGLKYSIDSAYGADFCVGYFNLRGWRLIANEIESFSGEDNQRCRVLIGMQKLPSTQLYEELKILKSKEDTGISQGRINDLKTIVAREFREQLMIGIPSSVDEKGLQQLRQQLLNNKVKVKLHLRYPLHAKLYLLYKNDRDQPIIGYLGSSNLTLSGLKNQGELNIDVLDHDATNKLQEWFNDRWNDRWCIDISQELANIIDESWATEKLIPPYYIYLKMAYHLSTEARDGLSQYAIPSQFKLFDFQEASVKIACHHVNRRGGVIIGDVVGLGKTMVGTAIARVLEDDFGFSTLIICPKNLVAMWESYRDNYGLRAKILSISMVEKELENVPARFRLVLIDESHNLRNREGKRYACIKDYIEQSGSRCILLTATPYNKSYLDLSAQLRLFVGEDEDLGIRPEELLRNTNFAVQHPDISPRTLKAFENSESSEDWQQLMSKYMVRRTRSFIRDNYAKSDPPQPPLTKGGVNTQKDKKAPLSKGGLRGDRKYLEFADGSRSYFPDRIPKTATFKLGENDPYAKLYSSEVVDIISNLNLPRYALGSYQLTISEKLLTTKEKDLLDSLSRAGRNLIGFCRTNLFKRLESSGYAFIESIERHILRNYIYLYAIESGFDIPIGTQDVDLFSATLNDEDTDSTLSHNLDIDYQNEDSEEDLEGDPPLSPLERGTVTPPFVKGGGGGSYQEKAQKVYEIYKTKYQKRFKWIRANLFNKDLVTHLRDDSHNLLKILNNSPEWTTKNDQKLLALHQLITKTYPEEKILIFSQFADTVNYLKEKLTQLGLTNFACATGKSENPTILAQRFSPKSNNKNFPPQQELRVLIATDVLSEGQNLQDCRIIVNYDLPWAIIRLIQRAGRVDRIGQTADEILCYSFLPADGVEELINLRGRLINRLQENAEVVGTDEVFFEGGNDNIVLDLYHEKAGILDDVEDNEVDLVSEALSIWESAKEKHPDIAQKIEQLPNVIYSTKRFDPPQPPLTKGEKDEKVPKVGDLGAENPHGVLMYMRTSDGVDALAYVDENGNSVTQSQSRILRLARCELETKPIARHPKHFDLVDKGANIIAQQQKKMAGGGKLGSPNGARAKTYTRLNGYIDYIKNHTPLLAQGQQWDNLIKAVEDIYKYPLRESSLSRLNRQLRSGIKDEQLANMVVSLWEDSALCVTHEDKQIRDNQIICSLGLFT, translated from the coding sequence ATGCCGAGAATATTTGATAACATCGATCGAGACTTATTAGAAGGTCTTAAATATAGCATTGATTCAGCTTATGGTGCAGACTTTTGTGTCGGCTATTTTAATCTGAGAGGATGGCGATTAATTGCCAATGAAATAGAGAGTTTTTCTGGGGAAGATAATCAACGGTGTCGGGTATTAATTGGGATGCAAAAATTACCGTCAACTCAACTTTATGAAGAATTAAAAATACTCAAAAGTAAGGAAGACACTGGCATTTCGCAGGGAAGAATTAATGATTTGAAAACTATTGTAGCTCGTGAATTTCGAGAGCAGTTAATGATAGGGATTCCTTCCAGTGTTGATGAAAAAGGTTTACAACAATTAAGACAACAGCTTCTTAACAACAAAGTCAAAGTTAAACTCCATTTACGTTATCCTCTCCATGCTAAACTTTATCTACTTTACAAAAATGACAGAGATCAACCGATTATCGGTTATTTAGGCAGTAGTAATCTCACTTTGTCAGGGTTAAAAAATCAGGGTGAATTAAATATTGATGTCTTAGATCATGATGCCACTAATAAGCTACAGGAATGGTTTAACGATCGATGGAATGATAGATGGTGTATTGATATTAGTCAAGAATTAGCAAATATTATCGATGAAAGTTGGGCAACAGAAAAATTAATTCCTCCCTATTACATTTATCTGAAAATGGCTTATCATCTTTCTACTGAAGCAAGGGATGGTTTAAGTCAATACGCTATTCCTTCACAATTTAAACTATTTGACTTTCAGGAAGCCTCTGTTAAAATCGCCTGTCATCACGTTAATCGCCGGGGGGGAGTCATTATTGGGGATGTGGTAGGCTTAGGTAAAACTATGGTAGGAACTGCGATCGCACGGGTATTAGAGGACGATTTTGGATTTAGTACCTTGATTATTTGCCCGAAGAATTTGGTGGCGATGTGGGAGAGTTATCGGGATAATTATGGTTTAAGAGCAAAGATTTTGTCTATCAGTATGGTAGAAAAGGAATTAGAGAATGTACCTGCTAGATTTCGACTGGTATTGATCGATGAAAGTCATAACCTACGCAACCGAGAAGGAAAAAGATATGCTTGTATTAAAGATTATATTGAGCAAAGTGGAAGCCGTTGTATTCTCTTAACCGCTACTCCCTACAATAAAAGCTACCTTGATTTATCGGCACAATTAAGATTATTTGTAGGAGAAGATGAAGATTTAGGTATAAGACCAGAAGAACTATTAAGAAATACTAATTTTGCCGTTCAACATCCTGATATTAGCCCTCGTACCTTAAAAGCCTTTGAAAACAGCGAATCTTCAGAGGATTGGCAACAATTAATGAGTAAATATATGGTGCGCCGTACCCGCAGTTTTATTCGGGATAATTATGCCAAGTCTGATCCCCCCCAGCCCCCCTTAACAAAGGGGGGTGTAAATACGCAGAAAGACAAAAAAGCCCCCCTTTCAAAGGGGGGATTAAGGGGGGATCGAAAATATTTAGAATTTGCTGATGGTAGTCGTTCTTATTTTCCAGATCGCATACCCAAAACTGCTACCTTTAAACTAGGAGAAAATGATCCTTATGCTAAACTTTATTCTTCTGAAGTAGTAGATATTATTAGTAATCTTAATTTACCCCGTTATGCTTTAGGTAGCTATCAATTAACTATTTCTGAGAAATTATTAACAACTAAAGAAAAAGATTTATTAGATAGTTTATCCCGTGCAGGAAGAAATTTAATCGGTTTTTGTCGTACTAATTTATTTAAAAGATTAGAAAGTAGCGGTTATGCTTTTATTGAGTCGATCGAACGGCATATTTTAAGGAATTATATTTATCTTTATGCCATAGAATCAGGGTTCGATATTCCCATTGGTACGCAGGATGTGGACTTATTTTCAGCTACTTTAAATGATGAAGATACTGATTCTACTTTAAGTCATAACTTAGATATTGATTATCAAAATGAAGATAGTGAGGAAGATTTAGAAGGTGATCCCCCTTTATCCCCCTTAGAAAGGGGGACAGTTACTCCCCCCTTCGTTAAGGGGGGCGGGGGGGGATCTTATCAAGAAAAAGCTCAGAAAGTTTATGAAATTTATAAAACTAAATATCAAAAAAGATTTAAGTGGATTAGAGCAAATTTGTTTAACAAAGATTTAGTTACCCATTTACGAGATGACTCTCATAATTTACTAAAAATCTTAAATAACTCCCCTGAATGGACAACTAAAAATGACCAAAAATTATTAGCTTTACACCAATTAATTACGAAAACTTATCCCGAAGAAAAAATATTAATCTTTTCTCAATTTGCTGATACTGTTAATTATTTAAAAGAAAAGTTAACTCAATTAGGATTAACAAACTTTGCTTGTGCTACGGGTAAATCAGAAAATCCTACTATTCTGGCTCAACGTTTTAGCCCTAAAAGTAATAATAAAAATTTTCCTCCCCAACAAGAATTAAGGGTTTTAATTGCAACAGATGTACTATCAGAAGGGCAAAATCTCCAAGATTGTCGCATTATCGTTAATTATGATTTACCTTGGGCGATTATTCGTTTAATCCAAAGGGCGGGGAGAGTCGATCGAATAGGACAAACTGCTGATGAAATACTCTGTTATTCTTTCTTACCTGCTGATGGAGTGGAAGAATTAATTAATTTACGGGGAAGATTAATCAATCGTTTACAGGAAAATGCAGAAGTTGTTGGCACAGATGAGGTATTTTTTGAGGGGGGTAATGATAATATTGTGTTGGATTTATACCATGAAAAAGCAGGTATTCTCGATGATGTGGAAGATAACGAGGTGGATTTAGTCTCAGAAGCCTTGAGTATTTGGGAGTCGGCAAAGGAAAAACATCCCGACATTGCCCAAAAAATCGAGCAGTTACCTAATGTTATTTATTCTACTAAAAGGTTTGATCCCCCCCAACCCCCCTTAACAAAGGGGGAGAAAGACGAAAAAGTCCCCAAAGTTGGGGATTTAGGGGCAGAAAATCCTCACGGTGTTTTAATGTATATGCGTACTAGCGATGGAGTAGATGCCCTAGCCTATGTGGATGAAAACGGTAATAGTGTTACTCAATCTCAAAGCCGTATTTTACGCCTTGCCCGTTGTGAATTGGAGACTAAACCGATCGCACGTCATCCAAAACATTTTGATTTAGTGGATAAAGGGGCAAACATTATCGCTCAACAGCAGAAGAAAATGGCAGGAGGCGGTAAATTGGGAAGCCCTAACGGTGCAAGGGCTAAAACCTATACTCGTCTTAATGGCTATATTGACTACATCAAAAATCATACTCCTCTTTTGGCTCAAGGGCAACAATGGGATAATCTCATCAAAGCTGTGGAAGACATCTATAAGTATCCCCTCAGAGAAAGTTCGCTCTCCCGTTTAAACCGTCAATTAAGGAGTGGAATTAAAGATGAACAATTAGCGAATATGGTGGTGTCTCTTTGGGAGGATTCCGCTTTATGTGTCACCCATGAAGATAAACAGATTAGAGACAATCAAATTATTTGTTCTTTAGGATTATTCACATAA
- a CDS encoding type II toxin-antitoxin system Phd/YefM family antitoxin, with translation MKSLTPTQLRKNLYNLLDEVLNTGVPIQINRGGKILQITPVEKVHKLDNLISRPDVICGNPDDIVNLTWEGEINLDLP, from the coding sequence ATGAAAAGTTTAACCCCCACCCAACTCAGAAAAAACCTTTATAATCTACTCGATGAAGTGCTAAATACCGGTGTACCGATACAGATTAATCGAGGTGGCAAAATTCTACAAATCACTCCTGTCGAAAAAGTGCATAAACTAGATAATCTTATCTCACGTCCTGATGTTATTTGTGGTAATCCTGATGATATTGTTAATTTAACTTGGGAAGGAGAAATAAATCTTGATTTACCTTGA